From a region of the Vicinamibacterales bacterium genome:
- a CDS encoding cysteine synthase family protein, with translation MQIGGTPLIKLERLAPANGVEVWVKWEGANPTGSMKDRMALSMIQGAVARGALRPGGRVVEYTGGSTGSSLAMVCAALGYQAHFVSSDAFSEEKLQTMRAFGARLDVLPSEGGKITASLIQSMIARARTLAAEPNTFWTDQFNNPDNPAGYHAMADEMLAALGGRLDEFVMMVGTAGCFAGNAAALKAKVPGVRCIAGEPAESRALSGHAPTGGHRIEGTGPGFVPGNYDPSLAEAVLAVTDRDAMETARRLAREEGIWGGTSTGANVWMALERAKRLPPGARVVTVVCDSGLKYLAGALYRS, from the coding sequence ATGCAGATCGGCGGCACACCACTCATCAAGCTGGAACGGCTCGCACCCGCCAATGGCGTCGAGGTCTGGGTGAAGTGGGAAGGCGCCAATCCCACGGGCAGCATGAAGGACCGGATGGCGCTCTCGATGATCCAGGGCGCCGTGGCCCGCGGGGCGCTTCGGCCCGGCGGCCGCGTGGTCGAGTACACGGGCGGCAGCACGGGAAGCTCGCTCGCCATGGTGTGCGCCGCCCTCGGCTATCAGGCGCACTTCGTGTCCTCCGACGCGTTCTCGGAAGAGAAGCTGCAGACGATGCGGGCGTTCGGCGCCCGCCTCGACGTGCTCCCGAGCGAGGGCGGCAAGATCACGGCGAGCCTGATTCAGTCCATGATCGCCCGCGCCCGGACGCTGGCGGCGGAGCCGAACACGTTCTGGACCGACCAGTTCAACAACCCCGACAACCCGGCCGGGTATCACGCCATGGCCGACGAGATGCTTGCCGCCCTCGGGGGCCGGCTCGACGAGTTCGTGATGATGGTGGGCACGGCCGGCTGCTTCGCCGGCAATGCGGCGGCGCTCAAGGCCAAGGTGCCCGGCGTCCGGTGCATCGCCGGCGAGCCCGCCGAGAGCCGCGCCCTCTCCGGCCATGCTCCCACGGGTGGGCACCGGATCGAAGGCACCGGGCCCGGGTTCGTTCCTGGCAACTACGATCCGTCCCTGGCGGAGGCGGTCCTCGCCGTGACGGACCGCGACGCGATGGAGACGGCCCGGCGCCTGGCCCGCGAGGAAGGGATCTGGGGCGGCACCTCGACGGGCGCCAACGTGTGGATGGCGCTGGAACGCGCGAAGCGCCTGCCGCCCGGCGCGCGCGTGGTGACGGTGGTCTGCGACTCTGGACTCAAATACCTGGCCGGCGCCCTCTACCGTTCGTGA
- a CDS encoding aldo/keto reductase — protein MAFVPSIALAPGFPIPRVVTGLWQVADMERHGASLDPVRAARAMEPYVAAGLTAFDMADHYGSAEVIAGTCRALGDPSRLQLFTKWVPKPGPVTAADVRAAVERSLERLRVPAIDLLQFHAWNYADPAWLDALFHLQDLKREGLIRHLGLTNVDAAHLRLALATGIEVVSNQVSASLMDRRAAGALAGVCAEFGVHLLAYGTVCGGWLSDRWLGRAEPDWEREGTWSQMKYGRFIREAGGWPALQRVLRAAQDVAERHGVSLTNVATRYILDQSGVAAVIVGARLGERAHVDENVRMFDLHLTAEDRAHLEAAIATLAPIPGDCGDEYRVPPFLTASGDLSHHLDAFPPPYEVRPGPRGTRHCFSGTPWEPACGYARAVRTGSRIAVSGTTATHGDRLLGGRDAAAQTHAAIDKIAGALQSLGGRLEDVVRTRIFVSDVAHWEAVARAHGERFGRIRPANTLVQARLIGDEYLVEIEADAEVSEER, from the coding sequence GTGGCGTTTGTCCCCAGCATCGCGCTCGCTCCCGGGTTCCCGATTCCGCGTGTCGTCACCGGCTTGTGGCAGGTGGCGGACATGGAGCGGCACGGCGCGTCGCTCGATCCCGTGCGTGCCGCCCGCGCCATGGAGCCCTACGTGGCGGCTGGCCTCACCGCGTTCGACATGGCCGACCACTACGGATCGGCCGAAGTGATCGCCGGCACGTGCCGCGCCCTGGGCGACCCGTCGCGGCTGCAGCTCTTCACCAAGTGGGTGCCGAAGCCGGGACCGGTGACCGCGGCGGACGTCCGCGCGGCCGTGGAGCGCTCCCTCGAGCGCTTGCGCGTGCCCGCGATCGATCTCCTGCAGTTCCACGCCTGGAACTACGCGGACCCCGCGTGGCTCGACGCCCTGTTCCATCTGCAGGATCTCAAGCGCGAGGGCCTGATCCGTCACCTCGGCCTGACCAACGTGGATGCGGCGCACCTCCGGCTGGCGCTGGCCACGGGCATCGAGGTGGTGTCGAACCAGGTGAGCGCCTCGCTCATGGATCGCCGGGCCGCGGGTGCGCTGGCCGGCGTCTGCGCCGAGTTCGGCGTGCACCTGCTGGCGTACGGGACCGTCTGCGGCGGGTGGCTGAGCGATCGCTGGCTCGGCCGGGCGGAACCGGACTGGGAGCGCGAGGGCACGTGGTCGCAGATGAAGTACGGGCGCTTCATCCGCGAAGCCGGCGGCTGGCCGGCGCTGCAGCGCGTCCTGCGCGCGGCCCAGGATGTGGCGGAGCGGCACGGCGTCTCGCTCACCAACGTCGCCACCCGGTACATCCTCGATCAATCGGGGGTGGCCGCCGTGATCGTGGGCGCGCGGCTGGGTGAGCGGGCGCATGTCGACGAGAACGTCCGCATGTTCGATCTCCACCTGACGGCGGAAGACCGCGCCCACCTCGAGGCCGCCATCGCCACCCTGGCGCCGATTCCTGGAGACTGTGGCGACGAGTACCGCGTGCCGCCGTTCCTGACGGCTTCCGGCGACCTGAGTCACCACCTGGACGCGTTCCCGCCGCCGTACGAGGTGCGCCCCGGACCCCGCGGCACGCGGCACTGCTTCAGCGGCACGCCGTGGGAGCCGGCCTGCGGCTACGCCCGCGCCGTCCGGACGGGATCGCGCATCGCCGTGTCGGGGACCACCGCCACGCATGGCGATCGCCTGCTCGGCGGCCGCGACGCGGCCGCGCAGACCCACGCGGCGATCGACAAGATTGCCGGCGCGCTCCAGTCGCTCGGCGGCCGCCTGGAGGACGTCGTTCGTACGCGGATCTTCGTGTCGGACGTCGCGCACTGGGAGGCCGTGGCGCGCGCCCACGGTGAGCGGTTCGGGAGAATCCGTCCGGCCAACACCCTCGTCCAGGCCCGGTTGATCGGCGACGAGTACCTGGTGGAGATCGAGGCCGACGCGGAGGTGTCTGAAGAGCGGTAG
- a CDS encoding FAD-dependent oxidoreductase, with the protein MNRRTLLSNAGLALAGLGLPACASKAPARTAPVAPAATRRPMVQLPLVRASMDRVIRQTVGLRPHRPSGFVLKDGRLDQKTVIHNYGHGGSGMSLSWGTATMAADMALAHGQRRAAVLGSGVVGLTTARQLQRRGFDVTVYAERVPPDVTSNFSLAAWTPTSGLVEFAKRTPEWSTQLVQAAEIAYRQLQFMAGTRYGISWITNYSPTDSAEAARGENALLPRHLQSEQTLLQPGEHPFPTTYCIERPELRIEPNIYLPALMDDVLAFGGRFVIRRFESPRDVMALSENLVVNCTGLGAKALFGDEELMPLKGLLVLLPAQPEVHYSTNGGVNIPNSQRGLFIHMMPRTDGIVLGGTSERDVWTTDVNEAEKARIVETHAALFASMRAPGAPAAPASSPRR; encoded by the coding sequence GTGAACCGTCGCACCCTGTTGAGCAACGCCGGCCTGGCGCTGGCCGGACTGGGACTGCCGGCCTGCGCATCGAAGGCGCCCGCGCGGACGGCGCCCGTGGCCCCGGCGGCGACCCGGCGGCCGATGGTGCAGCTGCCGCTCGTGCGCGCGTCGATGGACCGCGTCATCCGCCAGACGGTGGGGCTCCGGCCGCACCGCCCGTCAGGCTTCGTGCTGAAGGACGGGCGGCTCGACCAGAAGACCGTGATCCACAACTACGGACACGGCGGATCGGGTATGTCCCTCTCCTGGGGCACGGCCACGATGGCCGCCGACATGGCGCTGGCGCACGGCCAGCGCCGGGCCGCCGTCCTGGGGTCCGGCGTGGTCGGGCTCACCACGGCGAGGCAGCTGCAGCGGCGGGGCTTCGACGTGACCGTCTACGCCGAGCGCGTGCCGCCGGACGTGACGTCGAACTTCTCGCTGGCGGCCTGGACGCCCACCTCGGGGCTCGTCGAGTTCGCGAAGCGGACGCCCGAGTGGAGCACCCAGCTCGTGCAGGCCGCCGAGATCGCCTACCGCCAGCTGCAGTTCATGGCCGGGACCCGCTACGGCATCTCGTGGATCACCAACTACTCCCCGACCGACTCCGCCGAGGCCGCGCGCGGGGAGAACGCGCTCCTGCCGCGCCACCTGCAGAGCGAGCAGACGCTGCTCCAGCCCGGTGAGCATCCGTTCCCGACCACCTATTGCATCGAACGGCCGGAACTGCGTATCGAGCCGAACATCTACCTGCCGGCCCTGATGGACGACGTGCTGGCCTTCGGCGGCCGCTTCGTGATCCGCAGGTTCGAGTCGCCGCGCGACGTGATGGCGCTCTCCGAGAACCTCGTCGTGAACTGCACCGGACTCGGCGCCAAGGCTCTCTTCGGCGACGAGGAGCTGATGCCGCTCAAGGGGCTGCTCGTGCTGCTGCCGGCGCAGCCGGAGGTGCACTACAGCACCAACGGCGGGGTCAACATCCCGAACTCGCAGCGCGGACTCTTCATCCACATGATGCCGCGCACCGATGGCATCGTGCTGGGCGGCACGTCAGAGCGGGACGTCTGGACGACGGACGTGAACGAGGCCGAGAAGGCGCGCATCGTGGAGACGCACGCGGCCCTCTTCGCGTCCATGCGTGCCCCCGGGGCGCCGGCGGCTCCCGCGTCCTCGCCGCGTCGATGA
- a CDS encoding amino acid permease, whose translation MTTPGGTRPGASLAREMGLLGLTATGVCSMVGAGLNVIPFMIQRNVPGVGSWVLPAFVLGAVPAVFAGLAYAILASAMPRAGGSYVYASRALSPYLGFIASFSQWFSLSVAIGVVSYLIAPFLRDIALALDARGVAVWLESGAVRVGVALGFLWAAAGLNLRGVKAYERLMVPLMFLTFALGGVVIVAGFSHDPSDFLAAAALKGETWRTEMPMGGGRVLLPAAATLFASFIGFDSIAQAGGEARHPGRDLPLAIFIAVGSVAIFYFLFTAAVYHTVPWAYVADLSRTRDLTAPGLLAYVLPPFWSVVIVSSAAVALIKDLPAMLLGVSRLMFAWAEDGIVPAVIAAVHPTRRTPYAAILASAGMATLGVIGSHVAGDFFLGVDILVTSMLVNFLFMAVSVVTLPRRSPAIAARVSVLPSRALQLPVAVAGVVVLAVFLGVHTWKDLTGPAAAWYFRSTPVWAIVMAIGSVVYVRETRRLAARGVDLAARFAVLPPE comes from the coding sequence ATGACGACGCCGGGGGGCACCCGGCCAGGCGCCAGCCTCGCCCGCGAGATGGGCCTGCTGGGCCTGACCGCCACCGGCGTCTGCTCGATGGTGGGCGCCGGGCTGAACGTGATCCCCTTCATGATCCAGCGCAACGTGCCGGGCGTGGGATCGTGGGTGCTGCCCGCCTTCGTCCTCGGCGCGGTGCCGGCCGTGTTCGCCGGCCTGGCCTACGCCATCCTGGCGTCCGCGATGCCGCGCGCCGGCGGCAGCTACGTCTACGCCAGCCGCGCGCTCTCGCCCTATCTCGGGTTCATCGCGTCCTTCTCGCAGTGGTTCTCGCTCTCGGTCGCCATCGGCGTCGTCTCCTACCTGATCGCGCCGTTCCTGCGTGACATCGCGCTGGCGCTCGACGCCAGGGGCGTCGCGGTGTGGCTCGAGTCCGGCGCCGTGCGCGTGGGGGTGGCGCTGGGCTTCCTGTGGGCGGCAGCCGGCCTGAACCTGCGGGGCGTCAAGGCGTACGAGCGCCTGATGGTGCCGCTGATGTTCCTGACCTTCGCGCTCGGCGGCGTCGTGATCGTGGCGGGGTTCAGCCACGACCCGAGCGATTTCCTCGCGGCCGCCGCGCTGAAGGGGGAGACCTGGCGGACCGAGATGCCGATGGGCGGAGGCCGCGTCCTCCTGCCCGCCGCGGCGACGCTCTTCGCGTCGTTCATCGGGTTCGATTCGATCGCCCAGGCCGGCGGGGAAGCCCGCCACCCCGGCCGCGACCTGCCCCTCGCGATCTTCATCGCCGTGGGCTCGGTGGCCATCTTCTATTTCCTGTTCACGGCCGCCGTCTATCACACGGTGCCGTGGGCCTACGTCGCGGACCTCTCGCGCACCCGCGACCTGACGGCGCCCGGCCTCCTCGCCTACGTGCTGCCGCCCTTCTGGTCCGTCGTGATCGTGTCCAGCGCCGCCGTTGCCCTGATCAAGGATCTCCCGGCGATGCTCCTCGGCGTGTCGCGGCTGATGTTCGCCTGGGCCGAGGACGGCATCGTGCCGGCGGTCATCGCCGCCGTGCATCCCACGCGCCGCACGCCGTACGCCGCCATCCTCGCCAGCGCCGGCATGGCGACGCTCGGTGTGATCGGCAGCCACGTGGCCGGGGACTTCTTCCTCGGCGTGGACATCCTGGTGACGTCGATGCTCGTGAACTTCCTGTTCATGGCGGTGTCGGTCGTGACCTTGCCGCGGCGCAGTCCCGCCATCGCGGCCCGGGTGTCGGTGCTGCCGTCCCGCGCGCTGCAACTGCCAGTGGCCGTCGCTGGTGTGGTCGTCCTCGCCGTGTTCCTGGGGGTCCACACGTGGAAGGACCTGACGGGGCCGGCCGCGGCGTGGTACTTCCGATCGACGCCGGTCTGGGCCATCGTGATGGCCATCGGCTCGGTGGTGTACGTGCGTGAGACGCGGCGTCTCGCGGCGCGAGGCGTCGACCTGGCGGCGCGGTTCGCCGTGCTGCCGCCGGAGTAG
- a CDS encoding M20/M25/M40 family metallo-hydrolase, whose amino-acid sequence MRRLALLFSVAGAVAVASAQGPAIDWTAADAETLKHFQSIVRIDSTDPPTTPPGIEKPVVDYIRGVLEQEGIPTETFALEANRPNLVARLKGSGRKRPLLLMAHTDTVNIDAKKWSHPPFSADRADGYIYGRGTVDDKDNVTATIMAMVLLKRQNVQLDRDVIALFEAGEEGAVRYGIAHMTEPERFPKIDAEYCLAEGGSLNREKEKVTFASIQTLEKIPRAITLTARGTAGHGSVPLRSNAVVKLSTAVSTVAKWKPPISFNETTAAYFKRLATISDPASAERYRAILNASDPKAQDAADEYLLDNEPRHASTIRTSISPTMIQAGYRTNVIPSEVSATLDVRMMPDQDPAAFLEMVKKVVNDPSVEVSFGARDVRPNGVSRLNTEMFEAIEAGVKKHYNVLTLPTMSTGATDMAYLRAKGVQCYGVGPAIDVEDGPKGFGAHSDQERINESELYRFVRYYYDVVHDVAHAR is encoded by the coding sequence ATGCGTAGACTGGCACTCCTGTTTTCCGTGGCTGGAGCCGTGGCTGTCGCCTCGGCTCAAGGGCCCGCGATCGACTGGACGGCGGCCGATGCCGAGACGCTGAAGCACTTCCAGTCCATCGTCCGGATCGACTCGACGGACCCGCCGACGACGCCGCCCGGCATCGAGAAGCCCGTCGTGGACTACATCCGGGGGGTCCTCGAGCAGGAGGGCATCCCGACCGAGACGTTTGCGCTTGAGGCCAATCGCCCGAACCTCGTGGCGCGCCTGAAGGGTTCCGGCCGGAAGCGGCCGCTCCTCCTCATGGCCCACACCGACACGGTGAACATCGACGCCAAGAAGTGGTCGCATCCGCCGTTCAGCGCCGACCGGGCCGACGGCTATATCTACGGCCGCGGGACCGTCGACGACAAGGACAACGTGACGGCCACCATCATGGCGATGGTGCTGCTCAAGCGCCAGAACGTGCAGCTCGACCGCGACGTCATCGCCCTGTTCGAGGCCGGCGAGGAAGGTGCGGTCCGCTACGGCATCGCCCACATGACCGAGCCCGAGCGCTTCCCCAAGATCGACGCCGAGTACTGCCTGGCCGAGGGCGGCAGCCTGAACCGGGAGAAGGAGAAGGTGACGTTCGCGTCCATCCAGACCTTGGAGAAGATTCCGCGGGCAATCACCCTCACCGCGCGCGGCACGGCAGGCCACGGGTCGGTACCGCTCAGGAGCAACGCCGTGGTGAAGCTGTCGACGGCCGTCTCGACCGTGGCCAAGTGGAAGCCGCCCATCAGCTTCAACGAGACCACCGCCGCCTACTTCAAGCGCCTGGCGACCATTTCCGATCCGGCCTCGGCCGAGCGTTATCGCGCCATCCTGAACGCCAGCGATCCGAAGGCCCAGGACGCCGCCGACGAGTACCTCCTCGACAACGAACCCCGGCACGCCTCCACGATCCGGACGTCCATCTCACCGACCATGATCCAGGCCGGCTACCGGACCAACGTCATCCCGTCGGAAGTCTCGGCCACGCTCGACGTGCGGATGATGCCCGACCAGGATCCGGCGGCCTTCCTCGAGATGGTCAAGAAGGTGGTCAACGACCCCTCGGTGGAGGTGTCCTTCGGCGCCCGCGACGTCCGTCCGAACGGCGTCTCGCGCCTGAACACAGAGATGTTCGAGGCCATCGAGGCCGGCGTGAAGAAGCACTACAACGTGCTGACGCTGCCGACGATGAGCACGGGCGCCACCGACATGGCCTACCTGAGGGCGAAGGGCGTGCAGTGCTACGGCGTCGGGCCCGCCATCGACGTGGAGGACGGCCCGAAGGGGTTCGGCGCCCACAGCGACCAGGAACGTATCAACGAATCGGAGCTGTACCGGTTCGTGCGCTACTACTACGACGTCGTGCACGACGTCGCGCACGCCCGCTGA